CAAATATTTACTAATGAACATGAGCTTCTTGCGATATCTAGTCAAACCAAGACAATTTCATCAAAATATCAAGTTCAGGAGAAGAGTTCCATCCTAATTATCCGTCATTGGCTTTAAACCTGAATTCTTACTGGCCCGTATACTTCAAATCACTTAAAAGCTTCACAGAGATAACTCTTAAGTCTGTGCTTATGGTGTTACCCAAGTGCAGCCCTCTGAGTAGTAAGCAAGAATCCCCTGCTGGTCATTAGGGTCACTCGCTGTGAAAACAAGGTCACAACATCACAAAACAGGAAATTGGTGCTGAAAAGCTTTTCACCTTTGAATATGAAACAATGACAGCTCTTTCTACAGAAAGTGTGATCAATCACCTTTAACCTGCTATACATGTTCAAATTAATGGGAAAAGTGCATTGTCTGAAAATAATTTATATATTCAAGTAACAGACCTATAAATCATGAAACAAGTTACGTGTTTTAATGTAGGCTTTTTTATGGAGCACAAGGAACACTCTCAAGAAGAAACCCAGTCAGCACCCCCAGCCACCAGGGTTGAGGCAGACTACTGACCAATCCCCAAAAACATGGCCGACTGCATCACAACAGGAAAAGAGTATCACATGAAAAGGGTCGTCAGTAGCTTTTATAGACACAGTCACAAACCATGCCCATTTCCACAATTTATCTAATTCAAATGAGATTTTCAACCTAACCGTATGCCTAACACTAACTTTAAACCAAAAAGCTAATTTTGTAGCTAATttggactttgtggctgtggaatctaactttgtggctgtggaaccTGACTCGGTGACAGTGGAACAGGACCTTGGGGATGATAGAAACTAGTGGAAACCAATGAAAATGATGGGCTCAAGTTATAGATAGGGGGAAGAGGTTTTTCCTGTAAAGTCAGGAAAAATTATTCAATGATGGGAAGTGGTCATAATCAGCTAACTGCGCAGTAACAGTGACATGAAATACGACAAAATTAGGATAATGTATGCACTTGAAGTTATTTAGCTTGACTATCAAATAGAAACAAATATGTACTAAGATAACATAAGTTCCAAAGGTGGACTAACCAGCCATAATCTCCCCATTGCACCCAGTGAAATACCCACCTCCTGCATCGAGAGAACAGCTAATCAGTGGTAAGAGTACAGGTTAATAATAGAAACACACGTTATATAACAGCCATGGAGAGGATTTACAGAAAACAACAGCACCCCATTAAACACAGCATCCATCCACATACACAGGTAATAACCAAACATCCACACCAGCAGCTTAGAGACACCTTATTTTACAGCATCAGAATCTTCAGAGTATGATCATGTATGAGATGTAGATGACAGTTGGGCGTTACCTGGAGAAGGTCTGAGAGAGGCCATTATGGGCTGAAGTATAGCCAGGGCTGGGACAGtacaaattcaaccacacctttgtttcatcacaaaaccagagagcaacagctgtctggtgaagtccacaaagcatgtGGTATTaaatgacctacagcatggtcaagcaggTTAATGTTTCCGACATTTTCTGACTagtaaacaactattgatttagaaccacagagtgtTATtgcaagtcacaaagaaaacaggagctgcctccactattccagcaccatttcaacatcatcaaataatCTATGCTTTCCGTTACACCCAAAAGTATTACATTTTGAATTAGCAAGACAGAACATTTTTCCAATTCACACATAActaatccctggtcatccttactgaTCTAGCAGACTCACTGAACACAAATGCTtcctttgtaaatgatgtcttgaGGGTTAGAGTGTGCACCTGGCTGTCCATAAATAAAAAGAACAAGAAAAtgttgccgtctggtttgcttaatataaggaattttaaatgatttatacttttactttcgatacttaaatatattttagcAGTTgtttactttgatacttaagtatatttaaaaccaaatacttttagacttttactgaagtagtttTTTATTAGGTGActttcattttctattaaggcatctttacttttactcaagtatgacaattgggttatttttccaccactgcatacaGGATTATCAcccaattgtatttttattttattaccaTTTTAATATTAATTGTACAACAAGTATGCTGGCAGGCTTGGGTTACCACAAAACCCAgctctcaaaaataaaatattctgaaaaaaacaaaaaaacagactcaacacatatatatatacacacacacacactgccatccTCCGGCACCCTAGGCTCCCTGCCTACAAGCAATCTCAGTCCACACTCAGTTTGGCAAACATGGTTCTTCGCATGTGTTCTGTAAATCTGCATGCTGTCCTACACTGTCGGTGAAAGGTTGCGATGCTCCCTGGGTTGGTAGGGTGGCCATGTCCTCCTCAGCCTTTCTCTTCCTTGGGGAAAGGGTCAGTGTGAGATCTTTATCCTGTGGGACAAGTCCTTTCATTTCCTGCAATAGGCTTTGCAGATGTGAAGACAGGCCAGTCATGTACTGTTCATCTTGAAGATGATAGGTGAGGTCTGTGATTTCTTTTAGATAGCCTGCACATTGCTTCTGCAACATCTTCAAGTTCTTCTTAGAGGACCTCTTTGGGATAAAGAATATGGGTTTATCACAAAGGAGTatttaaaatttttttttttttaaagtttatcATTCTTAGGTAGGACAGCTTGCATATATATACAGACATACCTCACCAACAAGTGCGTGTGAGCTatgctcagagagagaggggaacctgACACAGTAGACAACCTCTGCCTTCACAGAGCTTGGTTTTTCACTTAGAGCTGCCTTCAGATCTTTGGAGGCCTCCTTTTTAGAGCGCACAGTACTCT
The sequence above is a segment of the Oncorhynchus nerka isolate Pitt River linkage group LG20, Oner_Uvic_2.0, whole genome shotgun sequence genome. Coding sequences within it:
- the LOC115103200 gene encoding uncharacterized protein LOC115103200 yields the protein MAATLQISEFDSEDQITKEIAKQEETTSLKYIILRKDKRFGRKDAHPLEGKKISWEVKSHPFNGVPFQVVGTSTYECHQGKDRQVKAKEKHAAKMNKKALEDHALKRRKQNTKKVDCKALINIAHIIRFPGFKIEESTVRSKKEASKDLKAALSEKPSSVKAEVVYCVRFPSLSEHSSHALVGERSSKKNLKMLQKQCAGYLKEITDLTYHLQDEQYMTGLSSHLQSLLQEMKGLVPQDKDLTLTLSPRKRKAEEDMATLPTQGASQPFTDSVGQHADLQNTCEEPCLPN